A single Chanos chanos chromosome 8, fChaCha1.1, whole genome shotgun sequence DNA region contains:
- the LOC115819720 gene encoding hepcidin-like: MKYISVCVAATVIIACLCILETSALPLAEVDEPSNNEVLPEMELTETSQEQPSVDEPSNNEALPEMELTETSQGLPSYFRVNQSRRCRICCSCCPGMRGCGTCCRW; encoded by the exons atgaagtacatTAGCGTGTGTGTTGCTGCCACAGTTATCATTGCTTGCCTTTGTATCTTGGAGACATCAGCTCTTCCTCTCGCTGAG GTGGATGAACCAAGCAACAATGAAGtcctgcctgagatggaattaactgagacatcacAGGAGCAGCCTTCA GTGGATGAACCAAGCAACAATGAAGCcctgcctgagatggaattaactgagacatcacAGGGGCTGCCTTCG TACTTCAGAGTGAACCAGAGCCGTCGTTGCCGGATCTGTTGCAGCTGCTGCCCCGGCATGCGAGGCTGTGGAACGTGCTGCAGATGGTAA